The segment TGGTCCCAGATTGAAGTGATTAGCAGTATCTTAATGtccttgacctctgacctcttgcAGGCCTGCAGCAGAGAGATTATCAGCGCTGTGGGGATGATTGATGTCGGCGGAAACTAGCACATGTTCTTTATCTAAATTCAACACCACCAGAGAGCGAGCAGGCGGAGAACGGCCAGGAACAGTCGGACAGTTTGGGGAGTTTCTGTGAAATCTGAGCTGGATGTTTCTCATGTAGCCTGAAAACACCCAGAGAGGATGCTGAGATCTGCaagttaaagggtcagttcacacaAACTACAAAGACATGTTTCCTCTCTTGCCTCCGGTGGTTTCTATCCAGGCAGGtcgttttggttttatttgtgcaTGTTTGGAGATTTCTGCCTCGACTCAAATACAAGGTGAGAACAGCTGTCAGTGTCTCTGtatcaaacataaaacacactgtTAACAGTTTTCACTGGAACTACTAGATGAATCCAGGTTGTAGGTGGAAGTAGACAACCAGTGTTCAATTCAAAGTGATCaatttttaagcctttttacTTGGAAAACTGTCCAGGAGATCCTGTAGAGGCAGTTATATGTAGTCatcaaatatcaataaaataaaggctCTAATCTACAAACTAAATGTTTAAACTTCAGCTGCtccaacaacaaactgacacCACGAGTCTCTGCTCCATGAAATCTACATTAAATCTTCATGTTTCATTCTGAGCGTCGCGCAGACAAAAGGACCAGACCAGGAGCCGCTAAAGACGGAGCACATGTTTGAGATTTTTGCATGAAGTGACTCATTTCTTCTGATTGCAGACAGAAATCAGGAGTTTGATGACTGAAAGTAATTCCTGCTGTTTCATGAGCGACTCCACAAAAACACTTTCACATCCAGACTGTGGAGGTCAGACAGAAGCCATGttcatcttatttttttttcacaatttcactGATATATTAATACTGAAGGATTTCAACATTTCACACAGACGAACTTCATCTGTTCACTGTGATCaacacaaacatctctgctgtCACTGCAGAGGAAAAGTCTTCACTTCAAATCAGCTCCTGATTCATCAATAGAAGAGACAgtttctgtggattatccagaatTAATggtgctgaaaacacacatttcattcacCTCCATGGTAACAGGCTGGAGGCAAAAATCTGACAacccagaaaaagaaaaatatggaacaaatgtgtttgtttctttgtttaatgtcttgtttttttttgtaatttgggtgaactgacccttcaGGGAAAGGGTCAATATATCACTGTAATGTTTGTGAAGTATCTCAAAGAAGAGTTTGTGAGCAAAGAGTTGGTAGTTTGAATCCGCAGGCTGGTTTGGAAACATGTTGTCATGGAGATTCAGGctacaactaacgattattttcattatcgattagtcaaatgtcttgttttgtccacacaaagacattcaattcatttatattatattcatttgagaGGCTTTTTGATATTAAGCATttgtcaaaatagtttgcaATTGATTTTCTCTGTCATCTAATTAATCTACTAATCAAatggagacaaaataaatgtttgttacaTCCATTTTTCCAGCTGTTGGAGCTGAAAATTAGAAAATCACTTTACTGACTCAAATTATGTTTCAGTTCAAATATTGTTATTCGTTCATTTTTTAAGTGAACCCATTGCGTCACCTTTTAAAGCCACATCTGTATGTGATCACAAacagtaacagtcaaaagtttggacacgtTTTCCCCGAATGAGAAAGCgcgtccaaacttttgactggttctgTAACTGCTCATAATGCTTTGAGGCCTTCATGTGGTTTTACTCTTAAATCCTATAAATGTCCAGGAATGGTTCTTGGTTAATATTTGTGCAAAGTCATCAAACATTTTggtttattatactgtatgcaaATAGACGAAATAACAGGAACACTTGCAGCCTAAAGAAATCCAATAAAACGCCACAAACTGCATGTTTAAATATTATCACAGAGCTGAATCAGCTTTTCTCTGACTTTAACCTTCTCAAAGGTTCAGAGGTAAACATGCTGCAGGGTTCTTGTGTTAGATCACATTACATTCATTCGTTGGTCCAGAGCAACATGagcaaaacaggaaacatgaaataaatcaCATATGTGGCTGTTACTCACACAAGGAGATTAGCATTAGCTGGTGGTTAGCACACGTCTGCAGGCGTGAGGATGATCAATGGCTTTAATTATCTCTCTGGACACCTGTAAATGAGAATAAGTAATTAAATTCGGATTCAGCGAAAACCAGCCGACACAATCTGCAGAGTGATTATTGAGCCttgttaattaattgatttggaGAATAAGTCAGATAAAGAAAAGTTTGAGCaacttttaagtgtttttattgtgatgtCAACTTATTTTAGTCACGCTAGCAGTGCGGCTCAATGGATGTTTGTCAGTCGACCATTTtcgttcagactgaaatatttcaactatcagatggattgccatgaaatttggtgcaacAGGGTGAACTGTGATCACGTTGGTCTCCTGATGAATTTTCAtgtagcgccaccagcaggtcaaagttatCAGTTATCGTGTGAAATatcaacatctacttgatggTTTGGCCAAAAATGTGcatcagacattcatgttccccgCTGGATGAATCCTACAGACTCCGGTAATgtttgacttttcctccagcgccaccatgaggttgacatgtGTGGTTCAAAGTTAAAAGTCTGCACAACTTTCAGATGGATTATGGTGCAATTTGATGAAGACATTCATTCAGACGTTtaattttttgttctttatacTTCATGTTACTCACTAAGATGCTTTGATCAGattctctttctttctaagGAAGTTGCTAAAAAAGCTGAAACTCCTGATTGGAATAATTTACttgtaaatatttattctcATCATATTATCTTCATTTGacttatttgaaaatgttttgtttaataaattacatattttcaGTTATGCGATCACTGACTGTTACTTCACAGACaatcatttttctgttgatcgtgTCTGGCTGTccattcttttttgtttcttttgtttgttttttgattattgtgttgttgtgtcatGTAAAcgtagcacaaaaagtaaggaaatttgtgtttggtagattatttctttgttgtaacgatgcttcttggcaataaatattataccgttggaaagcctgtttatttcccttttaaatggtgccacatttgtaaggaacatgcatttgtgggatgagcagcagagctgagtatgtgggttgcgcccatgaaaaatttgccaaatcttctctgccaatgccaaacagcttattctgccattgactcttgtttggtgtttggtggattggatgattgaagaTTGAGGAAACAAGACATGTTGGCAATTTAATAAGTTATTAATtgaacaaacaggagcctcagtagtgtgtggaagaaccatacacagccacaacagcctggcacctcctcctcatgctggtcaccagcctggtcacacactgctgtgggatccccatcccattcttcaaccagcatttgtcgcaagtcagccaacatggttgtgttggtcactctggcacgaacagcacgcccaagctgatcccacaagtgttcaatggggttgaggtcaggactgctggcaggccgttccatcctctccactcccaaattctggaggtggtctctgataaaccccgctctgtgggggcgagcgttgtcatcttggaggatagagtttgGTCCCAGActggagatatgggattgccactggttgcagaatctcatctcaatatctctctgcattgagattgcctccaatgatgacaagcctcgtttttccagtgagggagatgacgccccacaccatcacactgcctccaccaaaagatgttactctatcggtgcagcaatcagcatagcgttctccgcgtcttctccacactttgaccctacaATCCAACTGCCGTaagcagaatctggactcatcgctgaacataatgttcctccacatgttcaggttccagtaCACGTGTTGCCGACACCAACGCAACAGACCTGATGGTTtagggcagtcatggcaggcctcctggcagctCTATGAAACCAGTCTGTTCCAgattgtctgggcagagagCTGTCGGCCATATCgtcctgcaaaccttgactgcaaatctgtagaagacagcctaCGGTACCTAAGTActgacagggtgaggaaatGGTCCTCTTGGGGTGTCGTCTTCTTGGGACGCCCACTTCACGGCTTGTCTCTGACATCCCCCgttatatggaacttggcctttactttggagatggtactagggctcactccaaataatgccgcaacttggttttgcggaacaccagcttgaagttgccctatcgcacgggccctatccagatcagtcaaacgtGGCATGCTgattcttggagcagacacccactgaccactgtagcagggcctgttgattttggcctccatcacttccattgaaagcacatttgaaggatcttttaatatccagtatgaacaggaggaatgattacagcgaggaaaacctctttcactgttcatatggacacctgactgctggttcaAGACACACTAGAAACACTGAACCAGCCCTTTGAAGCTGTGAGGACCAGCAGAAATGTGctcacaaagatagaaagaCACCAGTTATATGCAGGCAGCATAGCGACAACACACAGTGTCATTCTCTTTCTCTAAACTTCTCTTGATGTTCCAAAATTCATCTggtaacacaaataaataaagtctgttGGTCTGAAAACAAGACTTATTTATTTGGTAAAGATAtgagttttctttttgaaggCACCACATGAATGTAACTGTTCACAGGACAGCAGAAATGTTTGAGATCTTTGGTTTCTCAGTGATGAGTGAAACAAAGCAGACTGCTCCCTCTACAGGAAGATCAGATCACTGCAACTACATCAACTGCAGCCAAAACACTGCAGGGACTCTCCAAACAGAGAGCTTCAGTGGTTAAATCACTTCAGTCGGCCACTCAGAGAAGCCAACAGAAGGATGAACTTGTACATGAACATACTGTTAGTTTGGTCTCATCTGAGGATGTTCAGGGTCAGTCTGGACTCAGCAGCTGAACTGGGAGCATCTGACTCAAAGACACCTCGTCATAGAGCAGGATCAGCAGCTCAGAACAGTTTTATATCTTCattaatgtgtgatttttttcttgaagtCATGAGACAAACTCAGTTTTCAGTTTCTAGTGGTGGAAAGtgactaagtacatttacaagTACAAGTATTGTTCTTAAGtccagttttgaggtacttgtactttacttgagtatttccatgtgatgctactttctacatttcagagggaaatattgtactttctactccactacatttatttgacagctttagttacttttcagatgaagatttgacacaatggataatataacaagcttttaaaatacaacacattgttaaagatgaaaccagtggtttccaacctttttgtcttttgacgtcttacaaaaagcagtgtgtagtcggggtcacatttcacatgtctatgagttgttaacagctccaccaaatagtgatttttccctctaaacttctcacatgctttcatttcaataaatgttcaaatgatccaatatttcagcaaaaatcaaagattagagaaaaagtccaaaaactgaaaacagatttgtgtatcacaactttgttttttcttctttcctctcccattaatcatctcaccacccctcagatttatctgctgacactttggaggggcccgacccctaggttgggaaccactggactaaactagctaactgtatataaagtagtgtaaactagctccacctccagcagctacaacagtaacatgctgctctaacactgatgcttcactattaataatctaatgatgtcatatataataatatatcagtcagagggaccaaaccactacttttactgcaatactttacctacatcaagttcataatacttatgtacttttactgcaatactttaactacatcaagctcataatacttatgtacttttactgcaatactttaactacatcaaactcataatacttatgtacttttactgcaatactttaactacatcaagctcataatacttatgtacttttactgcaatactttaactacatcaagctcataatacttatgtacttttactgcaatactttaactacatcaagctcatagtacttatgtacttttattgtagtacatttacttgtaatggagtatttctatATTGCTGTAtcggtacttttactgcagtaaagggtCTGAACGCTTCTTCCACTGTTGTCACTTCCTGATGCCAATAAGAAAGTTCTGCTGGACCTTCAACAGAAAATCTTCCTGTAATCTGATCTGTAGAAAACAAAGTTACACGCTGGATTTCATGGTGGATTTCTGAGTGTTCAGAgatggaaacatgtttttcgTTCCTCTCTCAACCTCCACAGATCTCACACGAGTTTCAGCCCAGTCGTTTGAGCTTTTTTCAGCTCCATCACCAACTTCCAGAAGATTAATATCGATTTTGCTACTTCTGATAACAAACCTGAACATCTTCATCTTCTCACCCTGACCTCACAgtgcagaaacaggaagtgtatTTAAAGAGGGTCTCGCTGATGTAAGAGCTCCTTTAAACCAGGAGACTGTTCAACAGTTCAAAAGGTCGCTGAAGAGTTTTTCCACACATTGACCTCTACTGACTTTTTCCTTCCTTTACGTCACTGCACTGGTTTAAAAGCAAACAGAAGAGCTTCattaactgtttgatgatgtaaTCAGTCTACTAGAGGACTAGTAgtttatatacttttatattttgtccTGCGTCATTGATTGTTTATGTGATGAAGTGTTGGGCAGAGGAGGGTTTGTTCGGGTCTGTGTGGAATCTTTCAACTTGTTTTGTATTGATTGTTATTTGTATTAGTGTTTTGTGTCAGAACTGCAGATGGAAATCAGTTAGTAGTTACATCTGTTTCCctgaaaaatacacataataaactaaatataataTCGTCCTAAAACGTTTTTAGGAATCTGAAATTTGCTCAATAATGTATCTTTTACTTTACAATTTTGTACGAATTTTTATGTTGCATCTATTAAAATTTCCTTGAATATCTTTTAACTTActattgaaaacaaaaacacaacatcttcCTATAAACAGTTTACTTTTATAAATATGTTCTGAGGTGTTAAAGACTAACATGTTAACACATATTTAACAGATAGAAGTCTGAAGTATTGAGAGATGAACAAACACAGTCGGCACATCTGGTTTTatgatgagaagaaaaatatagaatatctaaatatttatctgttaaactgttaaaactgtttCTACTGAGACACACATGAGCgacattttggcaaaaaaacTTCACAGCTACATCAaagaatttttgttttattgatcaaaaTAATTTCTCATCAAGAGTTTCAAACTGAACATGTTCTGGTTTCACTGATTGATACCTTTGACTTTTGGTTTATTAATTGATATTCTGATAATAGAGATGCCAGTTTACTGTTTCTACTAAACAACATTCTGACGGGATCAATATCACCAACACATTCCTTCATCAGCAGGTTGATGTTGTTTCGTCACAACTGGCCTGTAAGAGCCgagcgtctgtgtgtgtttattaatgtcGCTGCCTtttaaaatatgactttaaCTGTTGACACTCAGCAGATTAATCCAAAGTAATCAATTCCAGAAATCAATTTCATCAGGAAAGTGGATGTGAGGAATCTATGAGACACTGAACTGCATTTAAACTGTCCAACGAAGCTGCAACATACAGACGGTGTGAAGtaactttaaatatattttagcaCTAATAGTACAGTTTCAGGAAACACTGATTATTATTGTGATGTTACTGcttactgtgatatttttaccAGCCATAATCGCAGCGTGAAAATATGATGTCGGCACATCTCAACTCAGTGTGTTGACTAAAACGTCCAGTAAATTAAAAaggtgaaaacacaacaaccgTCCAacaaagcagctttttttttactgcagttatgtcgttcacattttaattttctctgtcAGCATCACGAGGACGCAGCGGTCGGTGGATCCTGTATCTGTGAATGTTAACGAGTCGCTGTGTCGTTCACAGTCCGTCACTGTTTTTCTGTCCTTCCAACAGTAAAGAAAAACCCACGTGATGAATAATGAAGGTCAGTCCTCGGCTGGTTTCTGTTTGAGCGCCGTCTCGGAGCGAACGGCGCTCCTCATGGCTCTCTGCATCAGCCACGTGGCCACGTGGACGGTGACGAAGGCCCCGCCGGCCGCCCACATCCAGTTCCTCCTGAGCCAACTCTGATGCTTCATCCTGACACGTCTGCAGGCGGGAAGAAGAGACGAAAACCGGATTTATACACACTTTAACTTTTACTTCCTCAGAGACGGatgtaaataaaactacagCAAATGAAACCAGAACTATCTGCAGATAAAAGAAGTGCTCTCACTGCATTCACCAGCCTGGAgacataattatgagataattACAACATAGAGATCACAGATTTAAGAGATAGAATTTTATAATGATGAAGTAAAGTCAAAATTACAGGATACAGAAGttgcaacaacaaaatgtctccagttttattttgtcttttattaacGTGCTTCTGTAGGAAACCACTGGAGAAAATATGTGTCTTTGTCATTTGGGAGCAAATCCTTTAATAATCATCATCTAAAGACACATTCAAAGTTTAACAAGAAACCTGCAGAGACTTAATATTtgtagagagaagaagagaaagttTTCCCTCCAACTTTAATACAGTGAAAACTGTCTTTgagcagcatctagtggccattagaggaactgcagctcAACATCACAGCTGTCGTCTCTTCAGGCTGTCAGTTCGGACTGTTTGAGATTAACAATTGTGTTGAAATCTTTGGTTCTCAAAGAAATAACTGTTAACCTTCTTATACAAGTGGCGTAAAGTAACTACATAAAGctactcaagtacagtacttcactgcagatttgaggtacttgtaaaGTTACTTTAACGTTAAGTTGAATTATTTCCGTTTTAGTTTTACTCCCAGTCTTTATACCTATATATACTTTTACTGGGTGAAAAACATCCACTGACGGTCAatttggagctttttttttttttttagctttgatATAAGACGAAATTCTCACAACATGACCGCTGCTACAACCAACCAGTTTAGAATACAACATGAAATAACAGAATTCACCGGCTGTTCTGATATTTCACAAACACCAAGAAGTAGCTGTTGGTACAGATTCTTCCACATCAACAGTCACTTTATTATTGATATGGAATTAATAAGCATGCACATTGGTATTGATTGAACAAGATCACATAATCACATTCAAATAGTTTTAAAATGGATGAACATTTTCGCTTGAAGGTGAAGCACCAATCCTTTccatagtttgggttaaaatgtggtaaaaatgtcCAGTTTAACGGCACTAAAATGCTCGACGTGACAGTAAAAAATGTCCGGTTAGTGGACTACAAGAGGTCCAGCAATACATTCTGGAAACCCATTTAATACCAATAAAACAAGCTACTATCAGCAAGGAAAACCAGTCCAGaccaacagcctgtggactaCTGGTACAGATCCAGTTCTGTACCAGTAGTTGGTAAATTATTGCACTGGTTCTGGAGCTGTagccaaaaaaacccccaaaaaatgtgaaaacctTGAGAAGCTGCATTTTAGAAACATCTGGTGACGAGCTGATGACGCGTCTCTGCTTCACCACACATTCATCACACAATCTGGCAAAATGATATCATACAGTCGCAGACAGATTACGACCGAGCTCTTAGTGGACCAGCAGCAGGCGCTCCAGGAGACGTGGGTTTCATACCTGGGTTACTGGGTTCTGGGTTACTTGCTCttggcggcagcagcagcagcaggaggaggaggaggaggaggagctgcaggaggagaaaCGTAAGCGACGATGCCCGGCTCAGGAATGTAGTCGTCTCTGGATTTATGCAGCAGCGGGTTTGACTTCAGATTGTACCAGCCCCAGTGGATCAGTCCCAGACTCGTGCCCATCACAATCAGGACTTTGTAGTTCCTCCAGACCTCACGCAGGCCCATGACTGACAGGCACAGAGCTGGGAAATAACAGAAGGAGGACGGATGGTTGAATAGACACAAAAATCTGATTTAGTTTGATTTATTAGTTAGAGAATAAACGCTATTTAAGATACTAAAAGAGGGGATATCCTGGGACGAGTGATGTTCAGTTcttcacacacaaagacagttTTCTTGATTCTACTGTGTCATTTGGTCCCTCAGATTAAtactaatttattattattccaaaggacattttgtttgtaaacacacagatcaGAAACACACTTAtgacaatgagaaaatatgaagcttcatcatccaaatgagtcaaatcaagtagatatctttcaactttacagcctcatataagcttcacagagacttttaaatgactgtgtggacacactgtggattttggcctccatcacttccattgaaagcacatttgaaggatcttttaatatccagtatgaacaggaggaatgattacagcgaggaaaacctctttcactgttactatggacacctgactgctggtttatagacacacatataaaattgtgaacctgtcctttaagttttttaatacttttctttcttccacGCAGCTTTAAGACTACACTTGACTAGAGATGCGTTACATAAtatccaaataaaaaaaacactttctccTTACAGCCTGTAAGACAGAAAGGAGAAAGTAACTTAATGAAAGCAGCATTAATCAGCTGGCTATATCGTGTCATTTAATAAAGctgcaacacaaagaaaagctgaATAAACGATCACGTTTAACAACACATACAGCAGACAGTTAGCTAACCTGCTAACAAAGCTAACAGTGACATGAAggacaaatcaaatcaaacaaaagttAAACTGTTAAACTAACCTGTGGTGATATAACTGCACCGCTCTCACCTTCACCAACCAGCTGTTCTTTATGCGCATGCGCCGACCGTGATGTCCGAGGTCCGGAGCCGGGATCCAGCTGTCCGAACAGGAGCCTGATCACAATTATCAGCAGCGTTCAGGCTCAAAACAGCAGCTCTAATAGTATgtcataaaatatgaaacacgAGAATAATTGCTATAAAAGATCTATTTTACAAAAAGATCGATTAAAACAAATCCTAAAAAGGCGTCGGtggttttataaaatgttttgtagcCAGGCAACAATGTCGGAGCCTACATCGGTCACATGACTAAAGACCATTAGGGGATAGCCCAAAATTTTGCCTTCTAGGCATtgatttataataataataattattattattattacaattataatgttatataagtataattataattattataatatggTAGTAATAacttatatgtttttttataataaattgtataatacatccatgcttcTAGGCTGCGACttgattgttttaatgttatgttttgatgttatttaGTGTTGCACTTCCATACAGTTGGGCAATGGTGGAAAGTCACTCATTACATTTATActgtaggggagaacggggtaaacatagccagtgggtaaaatgagctaCCCCTTTTATCaaggtaaccataaacaaaagttatcatgtgaccacaaattaagaaagtattGTTCATATTACtaaatccatcttggactcaagcatATGGAGAAAGAAGTCAGCaaaccagagcaaaaaaaagatttttgtcatgccaagtgaattcatcatgttactaaagttatcagtcttgtatcttaattaaaaaagatacattttggagattattacatgttaattcaTGTCAGTTTGAGccacaaaacaaggtcataaactcaGCATAACTGTGGATCTGAGCTGATCACTGTGcgaaacagttttgtcaaaatggacgttgtggggtaaaacgtgccagtgatgttggagCAAGTTGAGTCAAAGGTtcaattttctgatattctagagactagagaccctgttcatgtttgatccctgttacaagtgttacagaggtgatgaataaatacctaattgttgactaatgttaagtttaagccacaaacaaatatgctgtacatacagacgggtgacaaattaaaggaaaaaacatgtcaacataaggtgttggaccaccagaacagcttcagtgctctttgttattgattctacagtctcaGAACTCTTCTGAAGGGATGAACACcgttcttcaaaaagatattccctcatttggtgttttgttgatgtTAAGTGTTGCCTTTGATAAATTGATGgtattaataaagttcaaaattatttttaattttataattaatttgtttgattttgtgtaatttttatatcagtatttaacgGTAGCACtatttaccccatccccatgctcattttacccctaccttggggcAAATTGTTCCATAGGACTAACATTCATTTGATGgatcattgttctaaaaccataatagTTAGacaacttgttttaatttccatgggtacacaacaacctgaaatatatatagtaactattatttgaaacaaatacactttcattttgcagtaaaatcatcaaatgtaaaaagtggctcatgttaaCTCATTCTCCGCTAGTActattttgaggtacttgtacttgacttgagtatttccatgtgatactactttatacttccactccactacatttatttgacagctttagttacttttcagatgaagatttgacacaatggataatataacaagcttttaaaatacaacacattgttaaagatgaaaccagtggtttccaacctttttgtcttttgacgtcttacaaaaagcagtgtgtagtcggggtcacatttcacatgtctatgagttgttaacagctccaccaaatagtgatttttccctctaaacttctcacatgctttcatttcaataaatgttcaaatgatccaatatttcagcaaaaatcaaagattagattttttcttttgtgatctaaatattacataattacataatgACAAGCTTATAAATCACACTGCTTTGTTAAAGGTTAAACTAGCTGTTCCCAAACTTATGGCTTGTCACTCTTTACAAAAACtctc is part of the Thunnus albacares chromosome 3, fThuAlb1.1, whole genome shotgun sequence genome and harbors:
- the LOC122975403 gene encoding SH3 and multiple ankyrin repeat domains protein 2-like — translated: MGLREVWRNYKVLIVMGTSLGLIHWGWYNLKSNPLLHKSRDDYIPEPGIVAYVSPPAAPPPPPPPAAAAAAKSK